A region from the Ictalurus punctatus breed USDA103 chromosome 25, Coco_2.0, whole genome shotgun sequence genome encodes:
- the sox7 gene encoding transcription factor SOX-7 — protein sequence MAALISAYSSWPESFECTSTDGDAADGRTSHRAAADKTPEPRIRRPMNAFMVWAKDERKRLAVQNPDLHNAELSKMLGKSWKALTPLQKRPYVEEAERLRVQHMQDYPNYKYRPRRKKQLKRICKRVDPGFLLPGIGPDQSSLSDPRGCCHPLDKEEESTVGGSNGFSSPSATLPGVRVFRDPANSSSNFDRYPYGLPTPPELSPLDVVDHEHPSFYSASSSVPPTSSCSSSASGPEEQRSTPAHMGSPPPYHPEYSHQSSLHCGSTHLNHIPMPHQCSGTTLIPTPPLSYYSTSFPQVPVHHGLQGHLGQLSPPPEQGHLESLDQLSQAELLGEVDRDEFDQYLNSTNYHAEQGSMTVTGHIQVTPASTCPSSTTETSLISVLADATAAYYNNYSIS from the exons ATGGCTGCCCTGATTAGCGCGTATTCGTCATGGCCGGAGAGCTTCGAGTGCACATCCACGGATGGAGACGCAGCCGACGGCCGCACGAGCCACCGAGCAGCGGCGGATAAAACCCCCGAGCCCCGCATCCGCAGACCCATGAACGCCTTCATGGTGTGGGCTAAAGACGAGCGCAAAAGACTGGCTGTGCAAAACCCGGACCTTCACAATGCAGAGCTCAGCAAAATGCTGG GTAAGTCATGGAAGGCCCTGACACCCTTGCAGAAGAGGCCGTATGTGGAGGAGGCTGAGAGGCTGCGGGTGCAGCATATGCAGGACTACCCTAACTACAAGTACCGTCCTCGTAGGAAGAAGCAACTAAAACGAATCTGTAAGCGTGTTGACCCAGGCTTCCTCCTGCCCGGCATTGGCCCTGACCAGAGCTCTCTGTCAGACCCGCGAGGTTGCTGTCACCCCCTGGATAAAGAAGAAGAGAGTACTGTCGGTGGGAGCAATGGATTCTCTTCCCCCAGTGCAACTTTGCCTGGTGTAAGGGTCTTCAGGGACCCTGCAAACTCCAGCAGCAATTTTGACAGGTATCCTTATGGCCTTCCCACTCCACCCGAATTGTCCCCTCTTGATGTGGTAGATCATGAGCACCCATCCTTCTACTCAGCGTCCAGCTCTGTCCCCCCCACCAGCTCCTGCTCATCCTCTGCTTCGGGCCCAGAGGAGCAGCGTAGCACCCCAGCTCACATGGGCAGCCCTCCTCCTTACCACCCCGAGTACTCCCATCAGTCCTCTCTCCACTGTGGTAGCACACATCTGAATCACATCCCCATGCCCCACCAATGTAGTGGAACCACCCTTATCCCCACTCCTCCATTGTCCTACTACAGCACTTCGTTCCCTCAAGTCCCAGTGCACCATGGCCTCCAGGGCCACTTAGGGCAACTCTCGCCCCCACCTGAGCAGGGCCACTTGGAGTCATTGGACCAGCTGAGCCAGGCTGAACTGCTGGGTGAGGTGGACCGTGATGAGTTTGACCAGTACCTGAACTCCACCAACTATCACGCCGAACAGGGCAGCATGACCGTGACAGGACACATCCAGGTAACACCAGCATCTACTTGCCCCAGCAGCACCACAGAAACCAGTCTCATCTCTGTACTGGCCGATGCAACGGCCGCCTATTACAACAATTACAGCATTTCTTAA